The following coding sequences lie in one Aspergillus puulaauensis MK2 DNA, chromosome 3, nearly complete sequence genomic window:
- a CDS encoding uncharacterized protein (COG:S;~EggNog:ENOG410PNRA;~InterPro:IPR000791,IPR030186;~PFAM:PF01184;~TransMembrane:6 (o38-60i72-92o98-123i135-156o162-184i200-220o);~go_component: GO:0016021 - integral component of membrane [Evidence IEA]) translates to MASPKPQEDTSQKNAAGSVDVERQGSSTPIDYAAPKSLGAGSALALGAFGTTLTTLSLSLMEWRGVGTPNAFVANFFFIAAFGLVVTAQWELSIGNGFAYTVFSAFGLFYAGYGALLTPAFGVAQAYGGTDTAEYNNAVGFFMILWTVFVFTFLIASLPSNIAYILVFLFVDLGFLTVAASYFAKADGHAVSAAALQKSGGVFCFLAGLVGWYIVFHLLLQDSLLHVPLGDTSRFFGRKKGKAQ, encoded by the exons ATGGCGTCTCCTAAACCGCAAGAAGATACAAGCCAGAAGAATGCAGCTGGATCAGTGGATGTCGAGCGACAGGGAAGCTCGACTCCCATAGATTATGCAGCTCCAAAGTCCCTCGGGGCCGGG TCCGCGCTAGCATTAGGCGCCTTCGGTACGACACTGACAACGCTCTCGCTGAGCTTAATGGAATGGCGAGGTGTCGGTACTCCGAACGCCTTCGTCGccaatttcttcttcattgcggCCTTCGGGCTGGTTGTGACTGCGCAGTGGGAGCTTTCGATCGGTAACGGGTTCGCGTATACTGTTTTCAGTGCTTTTG GCCTGTTCTACGCTGGCTATGGCGCCCTCCTCACACCGGCATTCGGAGTCGCGCAGGCATACGGCGGAACAGACACAGCGGAGTACAACAACGCGGTCGGATTCTTCATGATACTATGGACTGTCTTTGTGTTTACGTTCCTGATTGCTTCGCTCCCGAGCAACATCGCGTATATCCTGGTATTCCTGTTTGTGGATCTGGGGTTCTTGACTGTGGCGGCCAGCTACTTCGCCAAGGCAGATGGCCACGCTGTGTCGGCGGCGGCTCTACAGAAATCCGGTGGTGTGTTTTGTTttctggctgggctggtTGGGTGGTATATTGTGTTTCATTTGCTGTTGCAGGATTCCTTGCTGCATGTGCCGTTGGGTGACACGTCGCGGTTCtttgggaggaagaaggggaaggccCAGTAG